The following proteins are encoded in a genomic region of Streptococcus gwangjuense:
- a CDS encoding Na/Pi cotransporter family protein — MSINWQEILFHFLGGLGLFLYSIKTMGDGLQQAAGDRLRFYIDKYTSNPFLGVLVGIVVTALIQSSTGVTVITVGLVSASLLTLRQAIGIIMGANIGTTVTSFIIGFKLGEYALPLIFLGTMFLFFTKNRTANNIGRILFGVGGIFYALNLISAGMSPLKDLPQFKEYMVTLGQNPVLGVFAGAVITVLIQASSATIGILQGLYAGGFLDLKGSLPVLFGDNIGTTLTVIIAAAGANISAKRVAATHVTFNVLGTILCLILLGPFTSMIEYFQALLHLSPEMTIAFSHGAFNVSNTIVQFPFIGALAYFVTKLIPGEDEVVKYEPLYLDEHLIKQAPSIALGNAKKELLHLGNYASKAFDLSYNYIIDLNEKVAEKGHKTEEAINTIDEKLTRYLITLSSEALSQKESEVLTNILDSSRDLERIGDHAEALLNLTDYLQRKNVEFSEAALQELADIYQKTTGFIKDALDSVENNDIEKAQSLIERHKEINNMERVLRKTHIKRLNKGECSTQAGVNFIDIISHYTRVSDHAMNLAEKVIAEQI; from the coding sequence ATGTCCATTAATTGGCAGGAAATTTTATTTCACTTTTTAGGTGGTCTAGGACTATTCTTATATAGTATTAAGACCATGGGAGACGGTTTGCAACAAGCTGCTGGAGATCGCCTTCGTTTTTACATTGACAAGTACACTAGCAATCCCTTTTTAGGTGTTCTAGTAGGAATTGTCGTGACTGCCCTGATTCAGTCAAGTACAGGGGTTACAGTTATCACGGTTGGACTGGTCAGCGCTAGTCTTCTCACTCTTAGACAGGCTATCGGAATTATCATGGGAGCCAACATCGGAACCACCGTTACTTCCTTTATCATCGGTTTCAAGCTTGGCGAATATGCTTTACCCCTGATTTTCCTTGGAACCATGTTCCTCTTCTTTACCAAAAATAGAACAGCAAACAATATCGGACGCATCCTGTTTGGTGTAGGAGGAATCTTCTATGCTCTAAACCTCATCAGTGCCGGTATGAGCCCTCTTAAAGATTTACCACAATTTAAGGAATACATGGTAACCTTGGGACAAAATCCTGTGTTGGGAGTTTTTGCCGGTGCAGTGATTACCGTTCTCATCCAAGCTTCTTCTGCGACAATCGGGATTTTGCAAGGTCTCTATGCAGGTGGATTCCTTGACCTTAAAGGTTCGCTACCGGTTCTCTTCGGGGATAATATCGGGACAACCCTAACAGTTATCATCGCGGCAGCTGGAGCCAATATCTCTGCAAAACGCGTTGCTGCAACCCACGTTACCTTTAACGTTTTGGGAACTATTCTTTGCTTAATCTTATTAGGTCCATTTACGTCTATGATTGAGTACTTCCAGGCACTCCTTCACCTCTCACCTGAGATGACCATCGCCTTCTCTCACGGTGCCTTTAACGTAAGTAACACTATTGTACAATTTCCCTTCATCGGAGCCTTGGCCTACTTTGTCACCAAGCTCATCCCTGGTGAAGATGAAGTTGTCAAGTACGAGCCGCTTTACCTTGATGAGCATTTGATTAAACAAGCTCCATCAATCGCTCTCGGAAATGCGAAGAAAGAACTCCTTCACTTGGGAAATTATGCTTCTAAAGCCTTTGACCTTTCATACAACTACATCATTGACCTTAATGAAAAGGTTGCTGAAAAAGGACACAAGACAGAAGAAGCCATCAATACCATTGATGAAAAATTGACTCGTTACCTTATTACTCTTTCAAGTGAGGCCCTTAGCCAGAAAGAAAGTGAAGTGCTGACCAACATCCTGGATTCATCCCGCGATTTGGAACGGATTGGGGACCACGCAGAAGCTCTTCTCAACCTGACTGACTATCTTCAACGTAAAAATGTTGAGTTCTCTGAAGCTGCTTTGCAAGAACTGGCTGATATCTATCAAAAAACCACCGGCTTTATCAAGGATGCCCTTGATAGTGTAGAAAACAATGATATCGAAAAAGCTCAAAGTCTGATTGAACGCCATAAAGAAATCAACAATATGGAACGTGTTCTCAGAAAGACCCACATCAAACGCCTCAACAAGGGCGAGTGTTCAACACAAGCTGGGGTCAACTTTATCGACATCATTTCCCACTATACTCGTGTATCTGACCACGCCATGAACCTTGCTGAAAAGGTCATCGCTGAACAAATCTAA
- a CDS encoding bacteriocin immunity protein: MVEPNLESLIKDLYNHARNDLSEDLVAALLETAKKLPTTNEQLLAVRLSGLVNRELLLNPKHPAPELLNLARFIKREEAKYRGTAASAIMYGELFKML; the protein is encoded by the coding sequence ATGGTAGAACCAAACCTAGAAAGCCTTATAAAAGATCTTTACAATCATGCTCGAAATGATTTGAGTGAAGATTTAGTTGCTGCTCTCCTAGAGACTGCTAAAAAACTGCCTACTACAAATGAGCAATTGCTGGCAGTTCGTCTCTCAGGCCTGGTCAATCGTGAATTGCTCCTAAATCCCAAACATCCAGCACCTGAGTTGCTCAACTTGGCTCGCTTTATCAAAAGAGAAGAAGCCAAGTACAGGGGAACTGCAGCTTCTGCGATTATGTATGGGGAGCTCTTTAAAATGCTTTGA
- the pepA gene encoding glutamyl aminopeptidase: MTTLFSKIKEVTELAAISGHEAPVRAYLREKLTPHVDEVVTDGLGGIFGIKHSEAANAPRVLVASHMDEVGFMVSEIKPDGTFRVVEIGGWNPMVVSSQRFKLLTRDGREIPVISGSVPPHLTRGKGGPTMPAIADIVFDGGFADKAEAESFGIRPGDTIVPDSSAILTANEKNIISKAWDNRYGVLMVSELAEALSGQKLGNELYLGSNVQEEVGLRGAHTSTTKFDPEVFLAVDCSPAGDVYGGQGKIGDGTLIRFYDPGHLLLPGMKDFLLTTAEEAGIKYQYYCGKGGTDAGAAHLKNGGVPSTTIGVCARYIHSHQTLYAMDDFLEAQAFLQALVKKLDRSTVDLIKNY, from the coding sequence ATGACAACATTATTTTCAAAAATCAAAGAAGTAACAGAACTTGCTGCTATCTCAGGTCATGAAGCGCCTGTCCGTGCCTATCTTCGTGAAAAGTTGACACCGCATGTGGATGAAGTGGTGACAGATGGCTTGGGTGGTATTTTCGGGATTAAACATTCAGAAGCTGCGAATGCACCGCGTGTCTTGGTCGCTTCTCATATGGATGAAGTTGGTTTTATGGTCAGCGAAATTAAGCCAGATGGTACCTTCCGTGTTGTAGAAATCGGCGGTTGGAACCCAATGGTTGTCAGCAGCCAACGTTTCAAACTTCTGACTCGTGATGGTCGTGAAATTCCTGTGATTTCAGGTTCTGTCCCTCCACATTTGACTCGTGGTAAGGGTGGACCAACCATGCCAGCCATTGCAGATATCGTCTTTGATGGTGGTTTTGCGGATAAGGCTGAGGCAGAAAGCTTTGGCATCCGTCCTGGTGACACCATCGTACCAGATAGTTCTGCAATCTTAACAGCCAATGAAAAAAATATTATCTCAAAAGCTTGGGACAACCGCTACGGTGTTCTTATGGTTAGTGAATTGGCAGAAGCTCTGTCAGGTCAAAAACTCGGAAATGAACTCTATCTTGGCTCTAATGTCCAAGAAGAGGTTGGTCTGCGTGGTGCTCATACTTCCACAACCAAGTTTGACCCAGAAGTCTTCCTCGCAGTTGACTGCTCACCTGCTGGTGATGTTTATGGCGGTCAAGGCAAGATTGGAGATGGAACCTTGATTCGTTTCTACGACCCAGGTCACTTGCTTCTTCCAGGTATGAAGGATTTCCTTTTGACAACGGCTGAAGAAGCTGGTATCAAGTACCAATACTACTGTGGTAAAGGCGGAACAGACGCTGGCGCAGCTCATCTGAAAAATGGTGGTGTCCCATCTACAACAATCGGTGTTTGCGCTCGTTATATCCATTCTCACCAAACCCTCTATGCAATGGATGACTTCCTAGAAGCTCAAGCCTTCTTACAAGCCTTGGTGAAAAAATTGGATCGTTCAACAGTTGACTTGATTAAAAATTATTAA
- a CDS encoding ABC transporter permease → MKLSHYLIGLLLLLVFLSISIGTSDFSWGKLFAFDQQTWLLFQESRLPRTISILLAASSMSMAGLLMQTITQNQFAAPSTVGTTEAAKLGMVLSLFVFPSASLTQKMLFAFVSSIVFTLFFLAFMTIFTIKERWMLPLIGIIYSGIIGSVTEVIAYRFNLVQSMTAWTQGSFSMIQTHQYEWLFLGLIILIAVWKLSQTFTIMNLGKETSESLGISYSLLEKLALFLVALTTSVTMITVGGLPFLGVIVPNLVRKHYGDNLRQTKLMVALVGANLVLVCDILSRVLIRPYELSVSLLLGIIGSLVFILLLWRGGRRDAV, encoded by the coding sequence ATGAAACTTTCTCATTATTTAATTGGCTTACTTCTACTCCTAGTCTTTCTCTCTATTAGCATTGGGACCAGTGATTTTTCATGGGGAAAGCTCTTTGCTTTCGACCAGCAGACCTGGCTTCTCTTTCAAGAGTCCCGTCTTCCAAGAACCATCAGTATTCTCCTCGCGGCCTCTAGTATGAGTATGGCAGGACTTCTCATGCAGACTATCACTCAAAATCAGTTTGCTGCACCGAGTACAGTTGGAACCACTGAAGCTGCCAAACTAGGAATGGTATTGAGCCTCTTTGTCTTTCCGTCGGCTAGTCTGACACAAAAGATGCTCTTCGCCTTTGTTTCATCCATCGTATTCACCCTCTTCTTCCTAGCCTTTATGACTATTTTTACTATAAAGGAAAGGTGGATGTTGCCTCTGATTGGGATCATCTATAGTGGAATTATCGGTTCTGTGACAGAAGTTATCGCCTATCGTTTCAATCTGGTTCAGAGTATGACAGCTTGGACCCAGGGCTCCTTCTCCATGATTCAGACCCATCAGTATGAGTGGCTCTTCTTAGGCCTTATTATCCTGATAGCCGTTTGGAAATTATCCCAAACCTTTACCATCATGAATCTAGGAAAAGAAACCAGTGAGAGTTTGGGGATTTCCTACTCCCTACTTGAAAAACTAGCTCTCTTTCTGGTGGCGCTAACGACAAGTGTCACCATGATTACCGTGGGCGGCTTACCATTTCTTGGAGTCATCGTTCCCAATCTTGTTCGCAAGCACTATGGAGATAATCTAAGACAAACCAAACTCATGGTCGCACTGGTAGGTGCCAATCTAGTTCTGGTCTGTGATATCCTATCCCGAGTTCTGATTCGGCCCTATGAGCTGTCTGTCAGTCTCTTGCTAGGAATCATCGGTAGCCTCGTCTTTATCCTACTTCTCTGGAGAGGGGGACGAAGAGATGCAGTCTAA
- a CDS encoding iron chelate uptake ABC transporter family permease subunit, producing MQSKSKHTKLFWLLIILAVGACLLYFWPITHLSAFAWKLRSQKIIVYLLVAIATGISTISFQTLTENRFLTPSILGIESFYVLLQTLLLVFESKFLQLEKSPILEFLVLLLLQSLFFLALQGYLKTLMKQDLVFILLICLALGSLFRNISTFLQVLMDPNEYDKLQNSLFASFQHLNTSILAIGSLIILALTIFFFRKAVILDVLHLQRETAQILGLDVEKEQKEILWGIVLLTSTATALVGPMAFFGFMLANLTYLIVKDYRHKLLFIVAILVGFISLTLGQALIERVFALEIRISMVIESVGGLLFFILLYRRARQ from the coding sequence ATGCAGTCTAAAAGCAAACATACCAAGCTCTTCTGGCTTCTCATTATTCTGGCCGTCGGAGCTTGTCTCCTCTACTTCTGGCCCATCACTCACTTGTCTGCCTTTGCTTGGAAGTTGCGTTCCCAAAAGATCATCGTTTATCTCTTGGTAGCCATCGCGACTGGGATTTCGACCATTAGTTTTCAAACTTTGACAGAAAATCGCTTCCTGACACCTAGTATTTTAGGAATCGAATCCTTCTATGTCCTACTGCAAACTCTGCTACTGGTTTTTGAAAGCAAGTTTTTACAGCTTGAGAAGTCTCCTATCTTAGAATTCCTAGTTTTGCTGCTGCTTCAATCCCTCTTCTTTCTTGCCTTACAAGGCTACTTGAAGACACTGATGAAACAAGACCTGGTCTTCATCCTGCTAATCTGTCTAGCCCTCGGAAGTCTCTTTAGAAATATCAGTACCTTCCTTCAGGTCTTGATGGATCCAAATGAATACGATAAACTGCAGAACAGTCTCTTTGCTTCCTTTCAACATCTCAACACTTCCATCCTAGCCATCGGTTCTCTGATTATCCTTGCTTTGACAATCTTTTTCTTTCGAAAAGCAGTCATTCTGGATGTCTTGCACCTACAAAGAGAAACGGCTCAGATATTGGGACTCGATGTTGAAAAAGAACAGAAAGAAATCCTCTGGGGTATCGTGCTTTTAACTTCAACGGCCACTGCCTTGGTAGGGCCTATGGCCTTCTTCGGCTTTATGCTGGCCAACCTCACCTACCTGATTGTCAAAGACTATCGGCACAAGTTACTCTTTATCGTAGCCATTCTGGTTGGATTTATTAGTTTGACCTTGGGGCAAGCCCTGATTGAACGAGTTTTTGCGCTGGAAATTCGCATCAGTATGGTCATCGAGAGTGTAGGGGGTCTCTTATTCTTTATCTTACTATACAGGAGGGCGCGTCAGTGA
- a CDS encoding ABC transporter ATP-binding protein — protein sequence MKLENIDKSIQKQDILQGISLEVSPQKLTSFIGPNGAGKSTLLSIMSRLTKKDQGILSIKGREIESWNSQELAQELTILKQKINYQAKLTVEELVSFGRFPYSRGRLSPEDWEKIRETLTYLELTNLKDRYIDSLSGGQLQRVFIAMVLAQDTDFILLDEPLNNLDIKQSVSMMQILKRLVDELGKTIIIVLHDINMASQYADEIVAFKDGQVFSKGTTTQIMQADLLSQLYEIPITLADINGKKICIYS from the coding sequence GTGAAACTGGAAAACATTGACAAATCCATTCAAAAACAGGATATTTTGCAAGGCATTTCGCTTGAAGTCAGTCCTCAGAAACTGACATCCTTTATTGGTCCAAATGGTGCTGGAAAATCGACTCTCCTCTCCATCATGAGCAGACTGACCAAGAAAGATCAGGGAATTCTCAGTATCAAAGGCCGTGAAATCGAGAGTTGGAATTCACAAGAACTGGCTCAAGAACTGACTATCCTAAAGCAGAAAATCAATTACCAAGCCAAATTGACGGTTGAAGAACTGGTCAGTTTTGGACGTTTTCCCTACAGCCGAGGTCGACTGAGTCCAGAAGATTGGGAAAAAATCCGAGAAACCCTGACCTATCTGGAACTGACCAACTTAAAAGACCGCTACATCGATAGCCTGTCTGGAGGCCAGCTCCAGCGGGTCTTTATCGCTATGGTACTGGCCCAGGATACAGACTTTATCTTGCTGGACGAACCACTCAACAATCTCGATATCAAGCAAAGCGTCAGCATGATGCAGATTCTCAAGCGACTGGTGGATGAACTCGGCAAGACCATTATCATCGTCCTCCACGATATCAACATGGCCAGCCAGTATGCGGATGAAATTGTCGCCTTCAAGGACGGTCAAGTCTTTAGCAAGGGAACGACTACTCAAATCATGCAGGCTGACCTCCTCAGTCAACTCTATGAGATTCCCATCACGCTGGCTGATATCAATGGCAAAAAGATCTGTATCTATAGCTAG
- a CDS encoding siderophore ABC transporter substrate-binding protein produces the protein MKTSLKLYFTALVASFLLLLGACSTNTNLNTSKSETSSSTPTEVTIKSSLDEVKLSKVPEKIVTFDLGAADTIRALGFEKNIVGMPTKTVPTYLKDLAGKVNNVGSMVEPDLEAIAALEPDLIIASPRTQKFVDKFKEIAPTVLFQASKDDYWTSTKANIESLASAFGETGTQKAKEELAKLDKSIQEVATKNENSDKKALAILLNEGKMAAFGAQSRFSFLYQTLKFKPTDTQFEDSRHGQEVSFESVKEINPDILFVINRTLAIGGDNSSNDGVLENALIAETPAAKNGKIIQLTPDLWYLSGGGLESTKLMIEDAQKALK, from the coding sequence ATGAAAACATCCCTTAAACTTTATTTCACTGCCCTAGTGGCCAGCTTCTTGCTCCTACTTGGTGCATGTAGTACAAACACAAACTTAAACACTAGTAAGTCGGAAACAAGCAGCTCTACTCCAACAGAAGTGACCATTAAAAGCTCACTGGACGAAGTCAAACTTTCAAAAGTTCCTGAAAAAATTGTTACCTTTGACCTCGGTGCTGCGGATACTATTCGCGCTTTAGGTTTTGAAAAGAATATCGTCGGAATGCCTACAAAAACTGTTCCGACTTACCTAAAAGACCTAGCTGGAAAAGTTAACAATGTTGGTTCTATGGTTGAGCCAGACCTAGAAGCCATTGCTGCTCTTGAACCAGATTTGATTATCGCTTCACCACGTACCCAAAAATTTGTAGATAAATTCAAAGAAATCGCCCCAACCGTTCTCTTCCAAGCAAGCAAGGACGACTACTGGACTTCTACCAAGGCTAATATCGAATCCTTAGCAAGCGCCTTTGGTGAAACTGGTACACAGAAAGCCAAGGAAGAATTGGCCAAGCTAGACAAGAGCATCCAAGAAGTCGCTACTAAAAATGAAAACTCTGACAAAAAAGCCCTTGCTATCCTCCTCAACGAAGGAAAAATGGCTGCCTTTGGTGCCCAATCTCGTTTCTCTTTCTTGTATCAAACCTTGAAATTCAAGCCAACTGATACTCAATTTGAAGATTCTCGCCACGGACAAGAAGTCAGCTTTGAAAGTGTCAAAGAAATCAATCCTGATATCCTCTTTGTTATCAACCGTACCCTTGCCATCGGTGGTGACAACTCAAGCAACGATGGCGTCCTAGAAAATGCCCTTATCGCTGAAACACCTGCCGCTAAAAATGGTAAGATTATCCAACTAACACCAGACCTCTGGTATCTAAGTGGAGGCGGACTTGAATCAACCAAACTCATGATTGAAGACGCACAAAAAGCCTTGAAATAA
- the yidD gene encoding membrane protein insertion efficiency factor YidD codes for MKRILIAPVRFYQRFISPAFPPSCRFEPTCSNYMIQAIEKHGFKGVLMGLARILRCHPWSKTGKDPVPDHFSLKRNQEEK; via the coding sequence ATGAAACGAATTTTAATAGCGCCTGTACGCTTTTACCAACGTTTTATCTCACCAGCCTTTCCACCTTCTTGTCGTTTTGAGCCGACTTGTTCCAACTACATGATTCAGGCTATTGAAAAACATGGCTTCAAGGGTGTCTTGATGGGCTTAGCTCGGATTTTACGTTGCCATCCCTGGTCGAAAACAGGTAAGGACCCCGTCCCAGACCACTTTTCACTCAAACGGAATCAAGAAGAAAAATGA
- a CDS encoding pseudouridine synthase: MRINKYIAHAGVASRRKAEELIKQGLVTVNGQVVRELATTIKSGDKVEVEGQPIYNEEKVYYLLNKPRGVISSVTDDKGRKTVVDLLPNVKERIYPVGRLDWDTSGVLILTNDGDFTDEMIHPRNEIDKVYVARVKGIANKENLRPLTRGVEIEGKKTKPAVYEILKVDPVKNRSVVQLTIHEGRNHQVKKMFEAVGLQVDKLSRTRFGHLDLTGLRPGESRRLNKKEISKLHTMAVTKK, translated from the coding sequence ATGAGAATCAATAAGTATATTGCCCACGCAGGTGTGGCCAGTAGGAGAAAAGCAGAAGAGCTGATTAAGCAAGGTTTGGTGACGGTTAACGGCCAGGTGGTACGTGAACTAGCAACCACTATCAAGTCAGGCGACAAGGTCGAAGTTGAAGGTCAACCTATCTACAACGAAGAAAAGGTCTATTATCTACTTAACAAACCACGCGGTGTCATTTCCAGTGTGACAGATGACAAGGGCCGCAAGACGGTTGTCGACCTCTTGCCCAACGTGAAGGAGCGTATCTACCCTGTAGGTCGTTTGGACTGGGATACATCAGGTGTCTTGATTTTGACAAATGATGGGGATTTTACGGATGAGATGATTCACCCACGTAATGAGATTGACAAGGTCTATGTCGCGCGTGTTAAAGGTATTGCCAATAAGGAAAATCTTCGTCCCTTGACTCGTGGAGTGGAGATTGAGGGCAAGAAAACTAAGCCAGCTGTCTATGAGATTCTCAAAGTGGATCCAGTTAAAAATCGCTCAGTAGTGCAGTTGACTATCCATGAAGGGCGTAACCACCAGGTTAAAAAGATGTTTGAAGCTGTCGGTCTTCAAGTGGACAAGTTGTCACGGACCCGTTTTGGACACCTAGACTTGACAGGACTCCGTCCAGGAGAATCCCGCCGTCTTAACAAAAAAGAAATCAGCAAACTACACACCATGGCTGTAACCAAGAAATAA
- the scpB gene encoding SMC-Scp complex subunit ScpB yields MSTLAKIEALLFVAGEDGIRVRQLAELLSLPPTGIQQSLEKLSQKYEKDPDSSLDLIETGGAYRLVTKPQFSEILKEYSKAPINQSLSRAALETLSIIAYKQPITRIEIDAIRGVNSSGALAKLQAFDLIREDGKKEVLGRPNLYVTTDYFLDYMGINHLEELPVIDELEIQAQESQLFGERIEEDENQ; encoded by the coding sequence ATGAGTACTTTAGCAAAAATAGAAGCGCTCTTGTTTGTAGCGGGTGAAGATGGGATTAGAGTCCGCCAGTTAGCCGAACTCCTCTCTCTGCCACCGACAGGCATCCAACAGAGTTTAGAAAAATTATCTCAGAAGTATGAAAAGGACCCAGATTCCAGTTTGGATCTGATTGAGACTGGTGGTGCTTATAGATTGGTGACCAAGCCTCAGTTTTCAGAGATCTTGAAGGAATACTCTAAGGCACCTATCAACCAGAGTTTATCTCGGGCTGCCCTTGAGACCTTGTCCATCATTGCCTATAAGCAGCCCATCACACGGATAGAAATTGATGCCATCCGTGGGGTCAACTCGAGTGGGGCCTTGGCAAAGTTGCAGGCCTTTGACTTGATACGAGAAGACGGGAAAAAAGAAGTGTTGGGGCGCCCCAACCTCTATGTGACTACGGATTATTTCCTAGATTACATGGGAATTAACCATTTAGAAGAATTACCAGTGATTGATGAGCTTGAGATTCAAGCCCAAGAAAGCCAATTATTTGGTGAAAGGATAGAAGAAGATGAGAATCAATAA
- a CDS encoding segregation/condensation protein A, with translation MDIKLKDFEGPLDLLLHLVSKYQMDIYDVPITEVIEQYLAYVSTLQAMRLEVTGEYMVMASQLMLIKSRKLLPKVAEVTDLEDDLEQDLLSQIEEYRKFKLLGEHLEAKHQERAQHYSKAPTELIYEDAELVHDKTTIDLFLAFSNILAKKKEEFAQNHTTILRDEYKIEDMMVIVKESLTGRDQLRLQDLFKEAQNVQEVITLFLATLELIKTQELILVQEESFGDIYLMEKKEESQVAQS, from the coding sequence ATGGATATTAAATTAAAAGATTTTGAAGGGCCGCTGGATCTTCTTTTGCACCTGGTTTCCAAGTACCAGATGGATATCTACGATGTGCCCATCACAGAAGTCATCGAACAGTATCTAGCCTATGTCTCAACCCTGCAGGCTATGCGTCTAGAAGTGACGGGTGAGTATATGGTTATGGCCAGTCAGCTTATGCTGATTAAGAGTCGCAAGCTATTGCCAAAGGTAGCAGAAGTGACCGACTTGGAGGACGATCTAGAGCAGGATCTTCTCTCTCAAATCGAAGAATACCGCAAGTTTAAGCTCTTGGGGGAACACCTAGAAGCCAAGCACCAAGAACGAGCTCAGCACTATTCCAAAGCGCCGACAGAGTTGATTTACGAAGATGCGGAGCTTGTTCATGACAAGACGACCATTGACCTCTTTTTGGCTTTTTCAAATATCCTAGCCAAGAAAAAAGAGGAGTTTGCACAGAATCACACGACTATCTTGCGGGATGAGTATAAGATTGAGGACATGATGGTTATCGTGAAAGAGTCCTTGACTGGACGAGACCAGTTGCGCTTGCAGGATTTGTTTAAGGAAGCCCAGAATGTCCAAGAGGTCATCACCCTCTTTTTGGCAACCCTAGAGTTAATCAAAACCCAGGAGCTGATCCTCGTGCAAGAGGAAAGTTTCGGAGATATTTATCTCATGGAAAAGAAGGAAGAAAGTCAAGTGGCCCAAAGCTAG
- the xerD gene encoding site-specific tyrosine recombinase XerD: MRDRVSDFLEEKQGLSANSKQSYRYDLEQFLDIVGERVSETSLKIYQAQLANLKISAQKRKLSACNQFLYFLYQKGEVDSFYRLELAKQAEKKTEKPEILDLASFWQESDYPEGRLLALLILEMGLLPSEVLALKVADINLDFQVLRIQKASQQRIVTIPTSLLSELEPLMGQTYLFERTGKAYSRQWAFRQLEAFVKEKGFPALSAQALREQFILRQIENKVDLYEIAKKLGLKTVLTLEKYR, encoded by the coding sequence ATGAGAGATAGGGTTTCAGACTTTTTAGAGGAAAAGCAGGGCTTGTCTGCTAATTCCAAGCAGTCTTATAGGTATGATTTGGAACAATTTTTAGATATTGTCGGCGAGAGGGTTTCTGAAACTAGTCTCAAGATTTACCAAGCCCAGCTAGCCAATCTAAAAATCAGCGCCCAGAAACGAAAACTTTCGGCCTGTAATCAATTTCTCTACTTTCTCTATCAAAAAGGAGAGGTGGACAGCTTTTATCGTTTGGAATTAGCTAAACAAGCTGAGAAGAAGACGGAAAAGCCAGAAATTCTAGACCTAGCCTCTTTTTGGCAGGAAAGCGACTATCCAGAGGGCCGCTTGCTAGCGCTCTTAATCCTAGAAATGGGCCTCTTGCCGAGTGAGGTTTTAGCTCTCAAGGTTGCGGATATCAATCTAGATTTTCAAGTGTTGAGAATCCAGAAGGCTTCCCAACAGAGGATTGTCACCATTCCCACGAGCTTGCTTTCAGAGCTAGAACCCTTGATGGGCCAGACCTATCTTTTTGAAAGGACAGGGAAAGCCTATTCTCGTCAGTGGGCCTTCCGTCAGCTAGAAGCTTTTGTCAAGGAGAAAGGTTTTCCAGCACTATCAGCCCAAGCCTTGCGGGAACAGTTCATTTTAAGACAAATTGAAAACAAGGTCGATTTGTACGAAATTGCAAAAAAATTAGGATTAAAAACAGTTCTGACCTTAGAAAAATATAGATAA
- the cbpB gene encoding cyclic-di-AMP-binding protein CbpB, which produces MIAKEFETFLLGQEETFLTPAENLAVLINTHNADHATLLLSQMTYTRVPVVTDEKQFVGTIGLRDIMAYQMEHDLSQEIMADTDIVHMTKKDVAVVSPDFTITEVLHKLVDESFLPVVDASGIFQGIITRKSILKAVNALLHDFSKEYVIRCK; this is translated from the coding sequence ATGATTGCCAAGGAGTTTGAGACTTTCTTGTTGGGGCAAGAGGAAACATTTTTGACTCCTGCTGAAAATCTGGCTGTGTTAATTAATACCCATAATGCAGATCACGCAACCCTCTTGCTTAGTCAGATGACTTATACCCGTGTTCCTGTTGTGACAGATGAAAAACAGTTTGTTGGAACTATTGGGCTCAGAGATATTATGGCTTATCAGATGGAGCATGACCTGAGCCAAGAAATCATGGCGGATACGGATATTGTTCATATGACCAAAAAGGATGTAGCGGTTGTTTCGCCTGATTTTACCATTACGGAGGTCTTGCACAAGTTGGTAGATGAGTCCTTCTTGCCGGTTGTGGATGCGTCAGGGATTTTCCAAGGGATCATCACGCGCAAGTCTATCCTAAAGGCAGTGAATGCTCTCTTGCATGACTTTAGTAAGGAATATGTGATTCGATGCAAATGA